The sequence below is a genomic window from Sebastes fasciatus isolate fSebFas1 chromosome 11, fSebFas1.pri, whole genome shotgun sequence.
cacaaacacaaacatgtgtACGTGTTATTATACAACAACTTTACCATAAGAAATTTCTGACGGCTAAAAAGCGTGATTTTCTATTTGGACCCAACGACCCACGCGATAGACTGTTTTACCTCCTCCCTAAAATCCATAAAGATCCACATACCTGGAAGGTTCCCCACGTGGATCCCCCTGGTAGACCTATAGTCTCTGATTGTAGCAGCGCCACTTACAATATTGCACTTTACATAGGCTCCTTTCTTGGTGACCTCTCCTGCAGGCACCCCAGCTATCTAAAGGACACGTATAATTTTTTAGATATCATCCGTCCTATGGTACTGCCGGCCCACGCGCTCCTCTTCACCATAGATATTGATAGTTTGTGGACTAATATCAATACAGAGATGGGACTTCAGGCTGTTAACAATATCTTTCGCAGGTATCCTGACACAACTAGGCCGGACACCGAGATTCTGCAACTGCTGGAAATATGTCTCATATGCAATGACTTTGATTTTGACAGTAAACACTATTTGCAGATTGAAGGCAAGGCGATGAGACACAGATATGCCCCGTCCTATGCTAATATCTATATGAGTGAGTGGGAGCGGGAGGTGCTAGCAAAGCGCTCATTAAAACCTACCTTTTATCTCCGGTTccttgatgacatcatcggaGTCTGGCCACATGGAGAGAATAGTTTTAGGGATAAAACTAGGATCCATACTTTAAACAACCACTACCCTTCAATTAAAgttaaacacattttagacCTGAGTGAGGTTAACCTTTTAGACACAACAGTCTTTTTTGAGAACGCCAATGCTGACAATTAGAGACTACTCACCCGGGTCTATTTCAAGCCGACAGATGCCCATGTGCTGCTTCACAAGATTAGTTACCATCCGAAGCATACATTTAAGGGCATAGTCAAGTCGCAAATCATTAATTTCCATAGACTCTCCTCATGTGAAGCCGACTTATATAGCTCTATTTCCACTCTATTCCACAGTCTTAAACAGAGGCGGTATTCCCAGTGATTCCTCAGATCCACTAAACAAAGCAAGCTGGCATCTCTCGCTCCCGCTGGCTCTGTGGTCCCTTCTCCTGTTGAGGCTGTTGGGCAGCGACCCCTTTTGGGGAAGAATGGTACAGACCCAGCTGATTTTGTCCCTTTAGGCACAACCTACTCCAGGCCATATCTGCAACTACAGAGTCAGTTTAAGAATGATTTTCAACAAACAATGACTAACCACAAATTCAATAAATTCAGGGTAATTTCagcatttagaaagaacaaaAAACTCAGAGACATGCTGTTTAAAGCCAAACTCAACAGACAGATcagtagtaatgaaagggacaGACACTGGGCTTTTACATCCCTGAAGTTTCTGTTTAACCCACATGAGGGAGCTGGAgcttcaataataaataaatgcagcctTCACAGCCACAACCtggtttattgtattatatgcCAGGTCTGTAAGCTGTTATATGTTGGAGAGACAGGAAATACTTTATTAATAAGGCTAAAACAACATATTTACAGCATTAGGGAGAACAGACTGACCACCCCATTGGTACAGCACTTTCAGATTCATCCCATTCAATATTTTAAGATCCTTGGTCTACAGACATGTGCCACGTGGACCGGAGGACAGCGTAAACAACAGGAAAAGATATGGATAGAGAAACTTAAGACCAAAGCCCCACTCGGGCTCAATGTCTAATAACCTACCAGAATAGTAGAGGGTGACGGGGGAATCTTGAATAAGAGAAATAAAAGGTTTAATCAGAActggtgtgtaaatgtgtgctcTGTAATACCTActgtaattatttttaatggtaATTATGCCTACTCTTCCTCACAAAACTTACCTGATCACACTTGTCTTGAAGTACCAAAGCTGCAGAGTGAGGACTAACACGATCCAACTTCTCTTGAATCCACCCTCCCCTGGACAGAAACCAGCTCTTGACCTTTTGACCTCTGCCTTGCTGGAACCCAATTGACTccatatatatttaaagaaaaaaaattggggATGTGAGAAGAGTTATGTTTACCAGCTTTAATAATCACCCAACTCCTTGCTGGCATTTGGTCTTTTTGTGATTATTATTGTCCTTCTGTTGTTCTCTCAGGCCGGTGGCGGTCTGGGCCCGGGAGCTGCCTTTGCACTTATTGTTTATTAAGGTTCAAGCCCCGAAGGGGCAGAACCCTAATAAGTTTGTGCCTATTTGTTatttaaattcaaattcaaataagctttattggcatgaatgttcaggttacattattgccaaagcaaaattacatattaatgaataataacatttcacaagaaataaacacgatcacaatataccaaatacattttaaatatacatttgttTAAAGATGTAGTTAATCAGAAACATGTTCGGAGCTTGTAGCACCTCTTCTTGTATGGCAACAGGCAACATATTTTGCAGATACTATTGCACATTGATTTTTCTCCCCACAAAAGTATGGTATTTTCTGAGGATCTGGGAGATGGATGAACTCAGgatatatgttatttattttttcaaaggaAACATCTCTCACATCCTTCTATTTCTCACAGCACAGTAAGTGAGATTCTGTCTCCACCTCTCCTGTATGACAACATGAACACAGCCTGTCCTCCCTGGGTAGTCTGTTCTGCCTGTGACGGCCTGTTTCTATGGCCACACTGTGTCCACTCAGTCTGGACATTGTCAACGTTTTTCTATCAGTCACGGTGGTCAGGTACTCTGCCACCGTGTACTCTCTGTTTAGGGTCAAATAGAATTCTCATTTACTTTGTGATTTGGTGGTTTCGTTCCAATATTTGatataattttctttttgttttgagaTGATTTGGTTGGGCCAGATTGTTCGATGTCTGTCCTGAAGCCCTGGTGTTGGGGGGAGGGCAGAGCTTCAGGACTAGCTGGCAGGGGTATTGACCAAGTTCTGCCCTGCATGTGTTattggctgtgtgtctgtggactCTAAGTATGTTTTTGCACAATTCTGTATGTAGGGTTTCTAGTGGATGGGGGGTGGTCTCGGTTCGCTTCCAAACGAACTGCGGTACGGTTCGCTTCTGGTGAGAACATGATCCGACCTCGATCCGGCCCACCTGGAGAAAGCATTGCGCCTTTTCGGACTAAACCAGCTCTGGTAGCAGGCTGCGCTGTGCATTATGGGTAGTATTGTAAGCCTTTCGTCTCTACAACATGCACATGCAGCAAGATTAATAATCGTGGACAGACGTGGACTCGTGGGGAGGTGCAGTGCCTCATAGGGATTTGGTCAGATGATTATATAAGCTCACAACTTTCGACAAAACACAAGAACACGGAAACCTACTCACTTTTTAGCAAACGGCTCCGGGAAATGGGGTTTCTGAGGTCGGCTGCACAGTGCCGCattaaggcaaaaaaaaaactcgcCAGGAGTACATCAAAGTGCGCGATGCGCTTAATAAAACAGGAAGTTCTGGTAAGGAGAAAGACAAATTTCCTTGGTTCGACGAGCTGGACAAAATATTGGGGACAAAACCGGTCGTTGATCCAGCGGATGTTGTGGAGTCCCATGAGAGTTCAACACTATTGCCTGCTTCCAATGATGCTAGCACAGCTGATCTGGCTCCCGCATCCGACACGGATGTTGATGGTGAGTTTATTCAACTTTTCGCAGTTGCCAATACCAACCACTTAAAGTTACAGAAGTTATCCCgtacagctgtgtctgtagtggagaccgtagagccagtcgctagggcaaccagggtcagagatgccagaggaacggagtaagtcaaaacatgataaggggtaagacactgagcaccagggaggaagggcagagttgtgaggccttcacgcagagagcacctcaatgtggagacctgacaattgctccttgatcaagcttcaataaaccttctttgtaagacatcatcagctccgggacctcttccttccttaagttaacttgtgtatcaaATATTCCATCACAAATActaacaggagaatacactgtttaccattggcagagcattttggcaaatttttcttgggcgctacccacataatcagctgtgctgctcatcccacaaatgcatgatccttacaagttggacatcattgtgagggtaaataaacaggctttccaacgatgtaaagtacaatgaccattagcattgtaacaacagagaaataatcaaccaaacacaagtttccaaactttttttccccagtttatatacatatctttaggagcaccggaggacacagaggaacatgatttcattcagattacctgtctcatgaactactgtcaggatatagtgaccgttttataaaaataactgttttaatcatatttgctccatttctacccactacaGCTTTAACCACCATCAGTTTCTACTACAGGATGTGTACCTGTTGTTTCCCTCCTGACCTCCAGGTGGCGACTTTCTTtccctttaaagtaaaaaaaaaaacagaccggAAGTACTTTGAACCGGAAGTGTGGTTGTCTGGTTGTGATCTCGGGCCGGCGGCGGGATAGTTGTTCCGTAAAAGCTGACGAACAGATTAGATCCGTTTCGAGGCGGAAGAGCTGCAGGTGAAGTAAACACTTTAAAAACGTTTCTTTGAGCCGGAAGTCAAAGTGAATATAGCGTTAGCACGCTGGGCTAGCTCtatgctaacagctagttagcttcGGCCTGCTGCTGTGTGGGTAACTGCTAGGGTTAGCCTTAGCGTTAGCTCACTTTAATGTGTGCTCCTGTTCTCTGGTTGTGTTTTAGTCCAGTTTGAGAGGAGTTTCTCAGTTTGTCTCAGTCGCTTTGCTTCGTTTCTACAATCATCCTCAACATGTGTCAAACAGGAAGTGCGTTTCTCCAAACAGCTGGTCCAAACCTGTCTCTGTGAACTGTCTCTTTAACCAGATCACACACATTCAGGCTGCAGCTGTGTGACCTTTGATAGTTTCCATGGAAACCAGAGCATCCCTCAGAGAAGAGCTGCAGGTGTTTCCAGGCTAACATGGACCATGTTATCAGCACTACGTGGATGGGAGTCAAACCGGAGGAGACAGCAGGACCTGAACATCTCTGTGTGACTCCAGGACAACAGAGTCCAGCAGTCAGAGTGGAGACCTGCTGGATctcagagaccaggaccaggagcccGTTTCAGAAAGCAGCTTTAACAAACTCTGAGATGGAAACGTTTTCGGttccagaacagctgatcagagtttgttcgatcaaatgtgaggatgaaaacagccatcatcaatggagctctgatactacgattcaccatggcaacaggtaaaTAAGAGGCAGAGCCTCCATCTGAATCCAGTCCACCTAGAGATATTAATGAATGGATACGCTGACTGTGCACATGTCTCTTTAAAAAGTGTCAAtaagacaataaagttgaattcaGTGTTGTCCATGAACTCATACTGACATTTCCTTAATGGATGATGAAGTGGTGAATGTGACTGTGTTacactgtagtctacattacattaaatagagttattcagctttaatgtgactgtattagactgtagtagtctacattacattaaatagagttattcagctttaatgtgactgtattagactgtagtctacattacattaaatagatttattcagctttaatgtgacgggacaaaacacaggagcagcaactgaagatgaaaaacatcaaatttatccatcagagacagagagacttgACTGTGAGCTCCCAGTCGGATCCAGTTATAATGGgtttggtgatttaaaggtTCAATAGAGTAGATGTTAAATAGTAGAAAATCTATTTGGATCTCGGCTCAACAGCATTCAGTGACTTTATTTCAGCTACTTCAACAGATGGAGTCAATTTAAACACAGTCAGTGAAATGCTGTTAAAACCCGCTCAGACTATACGCAGACTATTTAAAGAACTCTCTAACTCcattctgcagctgcaccacCATCCTGCTCACTCACAAATATTAATAGATCATCTACAATATTAGAGGAATTCTGTTCCATCAGTGGGACCAGATAGAGATCATATTCATTGATCCTACGCGTCTGAGCTTCATGCTGATCTTTACTGTTTAAACTGAGATTACACATTATGAGCAATAAACATGTTGGTGGAGCTGCTCTaacagactgacagctgtctgtGTTCAGAGTCACAGTGTTATAAAGAAGAAGGACATGCAGAGGTTTGATTCTGAGCTGAGGGAGACTTGATGCCGTGTGATATTTGAAtgttcaaagaaatgactgacaaCACATAAAAGAGTCACTTTAGACAGTCCAGAGTAACAAACTAATGTCTGACACACAGTAAACCTTCGATACGGACTGAATGACTGAGGAACTATAACACTAATCACACTTTCTGAaacagagaccaggaccaggagcacTACAAGAGCGAAACGGAGGAGGACCAGCAGAACCCGGACCAGCGGAGCAACATGGTCCCCAGAAGACCAGCAGCAGGCTCGTCCTCTGATCCCACCGATGTTCAGGTCAGTGTTCATGACTTCATGGCTTCATAACGACACTAAGGACAAGAGGAAGAGTCAATAACTGAATAACTGTTTAAATTACTGTTTAAACGACACAAAACTGATGTTTTTACCCACAAAACTGAAAACTGTGATGAAAAATGACACATGCGTAGGTAggaggaagttaccacttttattgtgtagtctgagtaacttgaCGTCATAGAAAGCAGAAAGCGGTGGAGGGTCCGCGGGGATACGACCTGCAGCCTCACCAGTGTTTCCTCTatatgacagcagcagcaccgcTGATAAAATACGGCCGCCGCTGCTGAATGTTTTATATGAGAGGAGAAGGCTCCGTCTTATCTCTTTAGAAACtaacattatattattttgCGCTGCAGACGCTTCATATCCAGGTCAATTCACACACCTGTGAGTAAAGCATATAAACAAGAATCTTTGCACTTACCTGATGTCAGCACAACGATTATAAAAACAAGCACCGGGTAGATGTCTATGTACAATGAAGCAAGCAATGCTGATCACGGATTCAGGATTATCATTCGctgaagggaaaaaaagtccTGCAACTTCACCTGAGTGTCGCACAGTAACATTACAGACAGCAAACTGTAGGGCTATTAATCAACAGGGAATAGTTTGAGTTTGGGCAGCGAGCGTGACCGCCGTAACTGGAGCAGCACTTAAACTCTGGGTTAGTAGGTTGCACGGACTCGTGTCATTAAAGCTGCACATTTCCTCTGTCATCAGAGGCTTCCCCCACTAGGGGTAGGCGATATGGCAAAAATATCATCatatcatgatttttttcaggcagGATCACGATCCACGATGATTTCACAATTCTTTTTTCATGCTGGTTTTAAAGTCACTTTTGCAAATTACTGAACATTACAACCAAACTAATTTCcccattttaaaaaatccagcccTATAAGCTAATAAAACATAAGGAAAAAGAATAACAGATCATTAAGGCCTAACAGATTTTAATCAAGTGTGCATTTCTGCGAAGTATGAACATTCAACAAGAACTTTGACTTGGTTTAGACTTTTGCATTGATCCCATCCCAAATTGAACATTGGTTTCAGAAGGTAAACAAcaacactcaagtaaagtgcACTCTTGCTACATAACATTAAAGAAACTGAATTTGGAATTGTAAATCAGGTAGCTGATTAGACACAGATCCACAGGTGGAATATAGACAGCCGTAATAATTACTACTGTCAGCTCTCTGGGCAGATAGAAGGGTCGACACATCACTGACAGAACCTCTAAATCGGGAACAGTGACTGTCAGTGATTCGGCTGTTTGTACACCAGCCATTATAGCCATAGTTGAGTATTTAGCAGCTACAGAGAGATATTTCCCTTTTTAGTTGGTAgggaccaaaaacagagctaaaagagagagaatagcaataacaataaacatagtaggagaaataaaaaaaaggagagcAAAAGTCAATacacataaaatagaaaaaaacaataaggaCATACAAAAAACGTcggttttaaaatgaaagaacTTAACAGTTTGTGTATGAATGTGCAATCTGCAGAGTTAACAACAACACTCCATCTTACATTCCCCATCATCAACTAGATAATGGGGGTGTTGACCGatcattaaaaaatgtcaaaggGGGGTATATGGTGATCAATCAAATGTCTACAGAGGGACACGGCCCTGCAGTTGGTTGTCACAGGTGGTAGTGCATTAGTCAAACAGGAACATTGTGGGTTGTGTTACACTGACATGCTCTAAATGTTCTTTATGGTTCTAGATaggtcgctccaccatggcatctcactgactctctctctctctctctcactctgtctttatgtctgttgctatagaaacggagaggaagaaagggactGATTCATCAGAGAGTTCATACTGGAGAGAAACTACACAGCTGTGACCAGTGTGGGAAAACTTTCACTTTGGGGGGTAACCTCAAAGTCCACCAGCGCATTCACACTGGCGacaaaccctacagctgtgatgaatgtggggtAGCATTCACTCAATCAGGTTACCTAAAAtcacatcaacgcattcacactgaagagaaaccctacagctgtgatgactgTGGGGCAGCTTTCACTCAATCAGGCCccctaaaaacacatcaacgcattcacactggagagaaaccctacagctgtgatgaatgtggggcAGCGTTCACTACATCAGGTGccctaaaaacacatcaacgcattcacactggagagaaaccctacagctgtggtGACTGTGGggcagctttcactacatcaggtaacctaaaaacacatcaacgcattcacaccgGAGAGAAACcatactggtgtgaccaatgtgggaaAACGTTTTCTCGGGCTAGTACCCTTAAAgaccaccaacgcattcacagtggagagaaaccgtactggtgtgaccagtGTGGTAAATCTTTTACTGATGGTAGTTCCCTTAAAacccaccaacgcattcacacagGATTAAAACCGTACTGGTGCgaccaatgtggtaaaactTTTTCACGGTCTGGTCAACTTAAATCCCACCatcgcattcacactggagagaaaccttataggtgtgaccaatgtggtaaaactTTTTCTCAGAGTAGTAGCCTTAAAttccaccaacgcattcacactgcatCGTTTTGAACGTTTCTCAGAGCCCAGCTTGGTGTTTCCTCCTGCCTCGTCCCCATGCCCTGATAGCTGTGTTATATTCTGagcacgctggctgacctgcaacgaatcctggttgaggaatggaacgccatcccacagcaacgtgtgaccaggttggggaccagcatgaggaggagttgccaggctgttgtggctgcgtatggatcttccacccgctactgaggctcctgacggtgtattaagtgaataaagtgtaaaatagccaatatgtcttgtttgttccttgttactgatagagagttcaatcatccaatccaccaaacaactcaaaacaagagtcaataccaacaggagaatacactgtttagcatctgcagagaattttggcaaattttacaAGGGCGCTACCCAAATAATGAGCTGTGCTCCTCATccaatgcatgatccttacaagttggacatcattgtgaaggtaaataaacaggctttccaacgatgtaaaatacaatgccaattagcattgtaacaacagagaaataatccatcaaacacaagtttccaaacttttttttctgagtttatatATGCATATTGTAGGTTGAAGAAATGGCAAAGGGCCCCGCTgccccagagagagagagatggagacggAGGGAAACTATTCATGCCAAGTCGCACCGAGGGAACGTGTCCGCCGACAACATCCAGCAATGTCAGAGAAatggagacggacagaaacGACTCAAGCCGAGTTCACCCCGTGGGATCCAACAGACCCAGAATGCAGAGGTCCAGACAGAACCTGTTACCACTCCTGGGGCCTCAAGTGCAAACGTtgcgcacgtactaaaatgttgcgtacgctgtgtttcacgctcacgccgggatgtataaaaatcaacgtgacgtgagaatgtgcagtctgtgccgcaaactctagaccagtcatgagaatgtgcgggccgtccTCCAATCTCTGTCATTTGGCAGTGTCAAACTATAAAGTACTGAAACTCAccaaatgtgtaaagaaaattTGTCCACTCAAATTACTGAGCTTTGTTTATgaagtgtggaaaaaacaaacatatttcttcactagtttgcgcataatgtttaacatcagaaaggcacaacaaaaacacatttaaacttaTTTCCCAGAGACGACAAGCCTTAACCACTGCCAAAACCAAGATCgtgtgctgcacaatgtggcagaCCAACATGGTGTGCCTGTGCTCCaggagctacagatggatgaaccggaccctggtccacctaacaatgagccaaatgcagcagctgtACAGTACCGTTTGGATGtgatacacagaatgtaaagcaatgAGGTAAGTTgagacaaatatttattttttaacaaggTTTTTTAATATGTGACTTATCTCACCAAGAacgtcattcattctttttaattcgttgcatatatccttcattgtattagtctctctctgtgactccagcacagcgttAGTGAGGCGCCGCAGACCGGTTTCCCTCAGCAGTCGATGCCCGAAGGCGTagctgaccgtgcgctcccgaggcgcgtgagacgcgcgtctcatgcgggcagtgtgtccactctaacctgttaacatggacgccgaaataaaaaacaacacgccacgcagccggcacgcgagcctcatgcgggcagtgtgtccaccacttaaGAGTTCCTGTAACACTGACCCCGACGGGAAAGCAAAGATTTTACCTCTGATGCCGTATTATTTGACTTCATTAACCACTATCAGTCCAAGAATTCAAGTTTATAGAAAATCAACTGCATATATATTCTTTAGTAGTCTGGGTTATGACAAATTggtaattatataataaatatatgtataaattgGTCATAATATATCATTGGGTGAACCTGGGACGCCGGGAAACACTGTTGAACCCTCTGGAGGTCACGGGCCTATCAGCGAAACAGCGAGGAAAGAGGGCACACACTTGATAACCCAGAAGATGCCATCACTCACTTGACCACTGTTACGGCCTCTCAAACAATCAAATGCTCTGGAGAGACCGAAGCATATAAAAGGACGCCAAGAGACAGTTATGTGAAAATAATTCcatcaatttattttaaatcaggaCAAAAGTAACTTTCAAAAATGTGAGTGAGCAAACAAAAGGGTTGGAGATCCCGGTTAAATGACGAAAAGAAATGGAAGTCGCCGGGCCAGCTGCGCTGTGGGCCGTCGCACCGAGCTCATCCCTCTAAACTCTAAAAGTAGCTAACTTAAACCAAAAGCACGAAAACTTAACTACCAGGGATCTTCAACccaaaaacaaatgaacaaactaAATGCTGGGTAAAAAGGTCATCTAAGATCAAAAACAACGAAACATGGAGACGGGAGTCTCCTGAGCAGTGCTGCCGGCTGAGTGCCAGTGAGTGTGCGCCCTTGCGCACCATTCCTCCGCCCTTTTTCTTCCCTCCCTTAATCAGCCCACCGTCTCAGGTGCGCTCCCCCAGAAGGGAGTggaaagagaaacaacaacagtgtgCCCTGTGGCACATTAAGGCCCACATAGTCCATGAGCCAGGGGGTTGGTCGTGCAACTTTGGAGGGACCAAGTCTCatggtgatttttttatgtccgtagtgttggaaaatgcatgatagcattgcagcaatggtagctttctatgtgccatcactccttttttcatccctccatcattacaTTTCACACATAGATCCAGTTTAAAACAGGGTGaccaacacacaatatcatgaagtcatatatcattgtaaagcttaAACTATAATCTATCCATCAGTCAAATTGTCATGACATtgaggtcaagagaatttggcctttgacctctaatgctgcaatGGGGCAAATTCTTAATGCCCCTccaaatgcccttataactaacttcatattgatctgatgtgcccatggatagttccaacacaaagagcacaaaaagagctttaaaattatatattacatgattaacaacaataacaacaacatttcCTATGAGAATAAATgtaactttgtgcagtttgtatctgatagaATGTTCAGAACTTTGCATTGGATTCAGTTATTGGGGCCGTTTTAAATAACTTTctaagcagcagaaacacaaaataatacaaaaactcaaaaaactTTCCTGAGAAATTAATTCTCTatccattattttatgttttcccACTCTTACCTCATTGTccatataaacatgttccaaCTGATGAGGCCCCTACTcagtataaacatgttctaactGATGAGGCCCCTACTcagtataaacatgttctaactGATGAGGCCCCTACTcagtataaacatgttctaactGATGAGGCCCCTACTCAGTATAAACATGTTCCAACTGATGAGGCCCCTACTCAGTATAAACATGTTCCAACTGATGAGGCCCCTACTCAGTAGCAGCGGGTTATCTTCCGGCtgatatgtgaaaatgatgttcccTTTTTTATAAAGGCATGAAACTTGTTACACTTGAACAGTTTGGAGCCCTGAACATTTTCAGATATGGAGCCATCGCAAAAACACCTCGTGGCAGCCCTGGCGCCCATTTTACTTTCCACCATaaccaaattatgtattttgcattaTATCTCCTGAACCAAACATGATAACACAGAAAAGATGATGTCTACCCCTATGTTTTGATGGCCAACGTTTCCAATGATACCATTCACAACATCATAAACTGTTCAGGTGAATAGAAAGTTGCGTTTattctgataagaaatgttgttattgttgttattcatataatatatcattttaaagctctttttgtgctctttatgtTGGAACTATCCATGGGCACCTCAGTGTCATGAAAATGTGACTGATGGATAGAATATAGTCTAATCTTTACAACGATGTATGACTTCATCATATTGTGTTGGTtaccctcttttatactggatc
It includes:
- the LOC141777789 gene encoding uncharacterized protein LOC141777789 isoform X1 — encoded protein: MDHVISTTWMGVKPEETAGPEHLCVTPGQQSPAVRVETCWISETRTRSPFQKAALTNSEMETFSVPEQLIRVCSIKCEDENSHHQWSSDTTIHHGNRDQDQEHYKSETEEDQQNPDQRSNMVPRRPAAGSSSDPTDVQKRRGRKGLIHQRVHTGEKLHSCDQCGKTFTLGGNLKVHQRIHTGDKPYSCDECGVAFTQSGYLKSHQRIHTEEKPYSCDDCGAAFTQSGPLKTHQRIHTGEKPYSCDECGAAFTTSGALKTHQRIHTGEKPYSCGDCGAAFTTSGNLKTHQRIHTGEKPYWCDQCGKTFSRASTLKDHQRIHSGEKPYWCDQCGKSFTDGSSLKTHQRIHTGLKPYWCDQCGKTFSRSGQLKSHHRIHTGEKPYRCDQCGKTFSQSSSLKFHQRIHTASF
- the LOC141777789 gene encoding uncharacterized protein LOC141777789 isoform X2, which codes for MDHVISTTWMGVKPEETAGPEHLCVTPGQQSPAVRVETCWISETRTRSPFQKAALTNSEMETFSVPEQLIRVCSIKCEDENSHHQWSSDTTIHHGNRDQDQEHYKSETEEDQQNPDQRSNMVPRRPAAGSSSDPTDVQKRRGRKGLIHQRVHTGEKLHSCDQCGKTFTLGGNLKVHQRIHTGDKPYSCDECGVAFTQSGYLKSHQRIHTEEKPYSCDDCGAAFTQSGPLKTHQRIHTGEKPYSCDECGAAFTTSGALKTHQRIHTGEKPYSCGDCGAAFTTSEPSLVFPPASSPCPDSCVIF